A window from Gossypium raimondii isolate GPD5lz chromosome 7, ASM2569854v1, whole genome shotgun sequence encodes these proteins:
- the LOC105771741 gene encoding LOB domain-containing protein 16, which produces MASSGSTATGPGSPCGACKFLRRKCATDCIFAPYFSSEQGPARFAAIHKVFGASNVSKLLLHIPAHDRCEAVVTIAYEAQARIRDPVYGCVAHIFALQQQVECLQAQLMQVKAQLAQTGMNSNHINGTQYWQGHLSGLFPSFLSYPSSSNNPISPQSSLDSVEVEHHTADNMNMQEIQSLQDFCFHGYPNKTPCDSDLGELQAIALRMMRN; this is translated from the exons ATGGCATCATCTGGTAGTACTGCCACAGGACCTGGTTCCCCTTGCGGTGCATGCAAGTTTTTGAGACGAAAATGTGCCACAGACTGTATATTTGCACCTTACTTTAGTTCAGAACAAGGCCCTGCAAGGTTTGCAGCCATTCACAAAGTGTTTGGTGCTAGCAATGTTTCCAAATTATTGTTGCACATCCCAGCTCATGATCGTTGTGAGGCGGTTGTCACCATTGCTTATGAAGCTCAAGCAAGGATTAGAGACCCTGTTTATGGTTGTGTTGCTCATATTTTCGCCTTGCAACAACAG GTGGAATGCCTGCAAGCTCAATTAATGCAAGTCAAGGCTCAACTAGCTCAAACTGGCATGAATTCAAATCACATCAACGGTACTCAGTACTGGCAAGGACACCTTTCTGGTTTATTCCCTTCATTTCTATCTTATCCAAGCAGCTCCAACAATCCAATTTCCCCACAAAGCTCTCTTGATTCGGTTGAAGTTGAACACCACACAGCTGACAACATGAATATGCAAGAAATACAAAGCTTACAAGACTTTTGTTTCCATGGTTATCCTAATAAGACACCATGTGATAGTGATTTGGGTGAGCTTCAAGCAATTGCCCTTAGAATGATGAGAAACTGA
- the LOC105767593 gene encoding bet1-like SNARE 1-1: MNPRRDMRNSRVALFDGIEEGGIRASSSYSHEIDEHENERAMEGLQDRVNLLKRLSGNIHEEVDSHNRMLDRMGNDMDASRGILSGTMDKFKMVFETKSSRRMFTLVASFVVIFLFIYYLTR; the protein is encoded by the exons ATGAATCCTCGAAG GGACATGCGTAACAGCAGAGTTGCACTCTTTGATGGCATCGAGGAAGGTGGCATAAGGGCCTCATCTTCTTACTCACATGAAATCGATGAACATGAAAATGAAAGAGCAATGGAAGGATTGCAAGATAGAGTCAATCTACTGAAGAGA CTGTCAGGTAATATACATGAGGAGGTCGATAGCCACAATCGCATGCTGGATCGGATG GGAAATGATATGGATGCATCTAGGGGAATACTCTCAGGAACTATGGACAAGTTTAAGATG GTATTTGAGACCAAATCAAGCAGAAGAATGTTTACACTGGTGGCATCTTTTGTggttattttccttttcatatACTATCTTACTAGGTAA
- the LOC105767611 gene encoding deoxyhypusine hydroxylase produces MCSLVDGVSASDMEKFLCDRLLDPTQPISERFRALFSLRNLKGPASRNALIQATRDSSNLLAHEAAFALGQMQDAEAIPALEVVLNDLSLHPIVRHEAAEALGAIGLESNIPLLKNSLVLDPAPEVRETCELALQRIEELKFDGSDDKSSMTEKSPFLSVDPAAPASSHSSVDKLREVLLDEARGMYERYSALFALRNHGGEEAVSAIIDSLGAKSALLKHEVAYVLGQLQNKAASAALSNILRNETEHPMVRHEAAEALGSIADDQSVALLEEFARDPEPIVSQSCEVALSMLEFERAGKSFEFLFMQTPVVH; encoded by the exons ATGTGTTCCTTGGTCGACGGCGTATCAGCATCCGACATGGAGAAATTTCTATGCGACCGGTTGCTTGACCCGACACAACCCATATCCGAGCGCTTCCGAGCTCTCTTCTCCCTTCGCAACCTCAAAGGCCCTGCCTCCCGCAACGCTCTCATTCAAG CGACAAGGGATTCATCAAATTTGTTGGCTCATGAAGCTGCATTTGCATTGGGTCAAATGCAAGATGCTGAAGCTATTCCTGCTTTGGAAGTAGTTCTAAATGATCTTTCTTTGCATCCCATCGTTCGTCATGAG GCAGCTGAAGCACTTGGTGCCATTGGTTTGGAGAGTAACATTCCTCTTTTGAAGAATAGTTTGGTTCTAGACCCTGCTCCAGAAGTCCGTGAAACATGCGAACTGGCTCTCCAGCGAATTGAGGAGTTAAAATTCGATGGTAGTGATGACAAATCATCCATGACAGAAAAGTCACCCTTCTTGTCAGTTGATCCTGCTGCACCAGCTTCATCTCATTCATCTGTTGATAAACTTAG GGAGGTGCTGTTGGATGAAGCAAGAGGCATGTATGAGAGGTATTCAGCTCTCTTTGCTCTTCGGAACCATGGTGGAGAGGAAGCTGTTTCTGCCATTATTGATTCTTTGGGGGCCAAAAGTGCTTTGTTGAAGCATGAG GTTGCTTATGTCTTGGGTCAATTGCAAAATAAAGCTGCTTCAGCTGCACTTAGCAATATACTCAGGAATGAGACTGAGCACCCAATGGTTAGACATGAAGCTGCTGAAGCTCTCGGTTCCATTGCAG ATGATCAAAGTGTAGCACTTCTTGAGGAATTTGCTAGGGATCCTGAGCCCATTGTCTCACAGAGCTGTGAAGTCGCTCTTAGCATGCTGGAATTTGAGAGAGCAGGAAAATCATTTGAG TTCCTCTTCATGCAAACTCCTGTGGTGCATTAG